In one window of Limnohabitans sp. MORI2 DNA:
- a CDS encoding peptidylprolyl isomerase, whose protein sequence is MKSKTNTLRHSILASALFVFAGATLAADTTIATVNGAKISSDVLEFLVANNVAQGIKDTPDLRAALKTELISREVLVQEAKKQSVDKEKTFKMQLQMQQNSLLIDGLLAKQFANLQIAEEKLRAEYNRQVEQLKDAEQYQVSHIVTATEADAKAVIKELNAKKNTTFAKLAREKSIHASAQNGGNLGWLLPNQITPVLANVVMNLNIGSITTTPIATPEGWQILMVEGKRKFKVPTFEESKQQLVNAVFAQERAEYVQKLVNAAKVE, encoded by the coding sequence ATGAAATCTAAAACCAACACGCTGCGTCACTCGATTTTGGCGAGCGCTTTGTTTGTATTCGCTGGGGCAACACTCGCGGCGGACACCACGATTGCCACCGTCAATGGCGCCAAAATCAGCAGTGATGTGTTGGAGTTTTTGGTCGCCAACAATGTGGCACAAGGCATCAAAGACACGCCCGATTTACGGGCAGCACTCAAGACCGAGCTGATCTCTCGCGAGGTGCTGGTGCAAGAGGCCAAAAAGCAAAGCGTGGACAAAGAGAAGACCTTCAAGATGCAGTTGCAGATGCAACAAAACAGCTTGCTGATAGACGGCTTGCTGGCCAAGCAGTTTGCCAATCTGCAAATCGCTGAAGAAAAGCTGCGTGCCGAATACAACCGCCAAGTAGAACAACTCAAGGATGCCGAGCAGTACCAAGTCAGCCACATCGTCACGGCCACAGAGGCGGATGCGAAAGCGGTGATCAAAGAGTTGAATGCCAAGAAAAACACCACATTCGCCAAGCTAGCGCGCGAGAAGTCGATTCATGCCAGCGCACAAAATGGTGGCAACTTAGGGTGGCTTTTGCCCAATCAAATTACCCCTGTGCTGGCCAATGTGGTGATGAATCTCAACATTGGCAGCATCACCACCACCCCCATCGCCACGCCCGAAGGTTGGCAAATTTTGATGGTGGAAGGAAAGCGCAAATTCAAAGTGCCTACTTTTGAAGAAAGCAAGCAACAACTGGTGAATGCCGTCTTCGCCCAAGAACGCGCGGAATATGTGCAAAAGCTGGTGAATGCGGCGAAGGTGGAATGA
- the purT gene encoding formate-dependent phosphoribosylglycinamide formyltransferase, translating into MKKILLLGSGELGKEFVISAKRLGCYVVACDSYAGAPAMQVADECSVFSMLDEAALRAAIAQHQPDLIVPEIEAIRTEVLLEVEKEGFEVIPSARAANLTMNRDRIRDVAVGLGVRTAKFSYAESAEELMSQAKAIGFPVVIKPVMSSSGKGQSVAKTEADIQTSWDYACEGMRGDRRRVIVEEFIHFEFEITLLTIRQRNGNTVFCQPIGHVQERGDYQYSWQPQPMKPEYLKAAEQMAEKVTSDLGGAGLFGVEFFVTKDEVIFSELSPRPHDTGMVTLISQNLSEFDLHARAILGLPIPNIDTVEGASAVVLATKEGVSPTFTGVADAMSEPGTDVRIFGKPTTRPYRRMAVALAKGENALERARAAAKKITVVTQ; encoded by the coding sequence ATGAAAAAAATCCTCCTCTTAGGTTCCGGCGAGCTCGGCAAAGAATTCGTCATTAGCGCCAAGCGCTTGGGCTGCTATGTGGTGGCCTGCGATAGCTATGCAGGCGCACCGGCCATGCAAGTGGCCGACGAGTGCAGCGTGTTCAGCATGTTGGACGAAGCGGCATTGCGTGCAGCCATTGCCCAACACCAACCCGACTTGATCGTGCCTGAGATTGAGGCCATTCGGACCGAAGTGTTGCTCGAGGTGGAGAAAGAAGGCTTTGAAGTCATCCCCAGCGCCCGCGCTGCCAACCTCACCATGAACCGCGATCGCATTCGTGACGTGGCCGTGGGCTTGGGTGTGCGCACTGCCAAGTTCAGCTACGCCGAGTCAGCCGAGGAGTTGATGAGCCAAGCCAAGGCGATTGGTTTTCCGGTGGTCATCAAGCCGGTGATGAGCTCGTCGGGCAAAGGCCAAAGCGTGGCAAAGACCGAAGCCGACATTCAAACCAGTTGGGACTACGCGTGCGAAGGCATGCGCGGTGACCGCCGACGCGTCATCGTGGAAGAATTCATCCACTTCGAGTTTGAAATCACCCTGCTCACCATTCGCCAACGCAATGGCAACACGGTGTTTTGCCAACCCATTGGCCATGTGCAAGAGCGCGGCGACTACCAATACAGCTGGCAACCTCAACCCATGAAGCCTGAATACCTGAAGGCCGCAGAACAAATGGCCGAGAAGGTCACGTCCGACCTGGGCGGTGCGGGTTTGTTTGGGGTGGAGTTCTTTGTGACGAAAGACGAAGTCATCTTCAGCGAGCTCAGCCCTCGCCCACACGACACGGGCATGGTCACGCTCATCAGCCAAAATTTGAGCGAGTTTGATTTGCACGCCCGCGCCATTTTGGGTTTGCCTATCCCGAACATCGACACGGTGGAAGGCGCGAGCGCGGTGGTGCTGGCGACGAAAGAAGGTGTGTCACCCACTTTCACAGGCGTGGCCGACGCCATGAGCGAGCCAGGCACCGATGTGCGCATCTTCGGCAAGCCCACCACGCGCCCTTACCGCCGCATGGCGGTGGCTTTGGCAAAAGGCGAGAACGCACTCGAACGTGCGCGTGCCGCCGCGAAGAAGATCACGGTGGTCACGCAGTAA
- a CDS encoding dihydrodipicolinate synthase family protein: MAHENIANSIGFDGVWVDVLMPLQADFSIDEPKLASHLRNLSAKGFENFVLFGHAGEGTSFSADEKLAAMTHVIAAGVEAKNLLLGVSSSSYTEAAQFMRKAYGLGGRRFLVSAPLYDQPYSHIGLFDYFDQMIRQVNQSDWQLFIHQLGGKNQASDLPEATLADLQKTHPQIFVGIVDQDSHVNHTVELIRAFDTTLAIASCHEPNLTILSPTEVCVSALANVMPNTIKHVIAHDFVNNATKVPGMKVAKPDDRVTELMAILDNYPQVAALKLMLSQHYRMESWERVRPPQSALTKEAKAKLLAAFKTFNLQATE; this comes from the coding sequence ATGGCTCATGAAAACATTGCAAATTCAATCGGTTTCGACGGCGTTTGGGTAGATGTCTTGATGCCGCTTCAAGCGGACTTCAGCATTGACGAGCCTAAGTTGGCTTCGCACCTGCGCAACCTGAGCGCCAAAGGGTTCGAGAACTTTGTGTTGTTTGGTCATGCAGGCGAAGGCACATCGTTTTCAGCCGATGAAAAACTGGCCGCCATGACGCATGTGATTGCGGCTGGCGTGGAAGCCAAAAATTTACTGCTGGGCGTGAGCTCGTCTTCATACACCGAGGCCGCGCAGTTCATGCGCAAGGCTTATGGCCTTGGCGGGCGACGGTTTTTGGTGTCGGCACCGCTGTATGACCAACCGTATAGCCACATTGGGTTGTTTGATTATTTCGACCAGATGATCAGGCAAGTCAATCAAAGCGACTGGCAACTGTTCATTCATCAGTTGGGTGGCAAAAACCAAGCGTCTGATTTGCCAGAGGCCACCTTGGCTGATTTGCAAAAGACACACCCGCAGATTTTTGTAGGCATCGTGGACCAAGATAGCCACGTCAACCACACGGTGGAGTTGATTCGCGCATTCGACACCACACTTGCCATTGCATCGTGCCACGAGCCTAACCTGACCATCCTCAGTCCCACAGAGGTATGCGTGTCTGCATTGGCCAATGTGATGCCCAACACCATCAAGCATGTGATCGCCCATGACTTTGTGAACAACGCCACCAAGGTGCCAGGCATGAAAGTGGCAAAGCCTGATGACCGCGTGACAGAGTTGATGGCCATTTTGGACAACTACCCGCAAGTGGCGGCCCTCAAGCTAATGCTGTCACAGCACTACCGCATGGAGAGTTGGGAACGTGTACGACCGCCCCAATCGGCACTGACCAAAGAGGCCAAGGCAAAGCTCTTGGCTGCATTCAAAACATTCAACTTGCAGGCCACCGAATGA
- a CDS encoding biopolymer transporter ExbD: MIGAQEDNASGMLADINITPLVDVMMVLLVIFMVTAPLLVPQSIGIHLPKTASVKSPQQPNKGRLTLDDKGDLRMDDRAITSEQLPKYLSDKAQDENYALSIEADDNVRYGRVAEVLALARAAGVSKIAFVTVLDGKR; this comes from the coding sequence ATGATTGGCGCACAAGAAGACAACGCAAGCGGCATGTTGGCCGACATCAACATCACACCGCTGGTGGATGTGATGATGGTGTTGCTGGTGATTTTCATGGTGACGGCGCCACTCTTGGTGCCACAAAGCATTGGCATTCACTTGCCGAAAACAGCATCCGTCAAATCGCCCCAACAGCCCAACAAGGGGCGTTTGACGCTGGATGACAAAGGTGATTTGCGCATGGATGATCGCGCCATCACCTCAGAGCAATTGCCCAAGTACTTGAGCGACAAAGCACAAGACGAAAACTATGCGCTGTCCATCGAAGCAGATGACAATGTGCGCTACGGCCGTGTGGCCGAAGTACTGGCGCTGGCACGTGCTGCAGGCGTGAGCAAAATTGCGTTTGTGACGGTGCTAGATGGAAAACGTTAA
- the fdhF gene encoding formate dehydrogenase subunit alpha — protein sequence MIDFKLNDKTVQAYEGESILKAAQRNGVDIPHLCYTDGLRADGNCRACVVEIKGERTLAPSCCRNATAGLEVLVSDRAVKSQKMVLEMLLSDMPDVGYKWNDASSLAAATGDTPGASCGEPKSLPGASPIAAGVGEHGELSDWAARMGVAVRPELRALRREQPTSDASHPAMAVNLDACIQCNRCVRACREEQVNDVIGYANRGAHSQIVFDLNDPMGLSSCVACGECVQACPTGALMPKAHVGSQAVDKKVDSVCPFCGVGCLLTYNVKDNTIVSVDGRDGPANQGRLCVKGRFGFDYIHNPQRLTVPLIRKAGVPKEPEALNELNLHAADWSQVFREATWEEALDLAASKLKHLRDTHGKKALAGFGSAKGSNEEAYLFQKLVRTGFGSNNVDHCTRLCHASSVAGLLEGVGSGSVTNQVNDVEHSDFILVIGSNPTSNHPVAASWMKNAAKRGAKVVVADPRGTDLGKHAWRALHFKADTDVAMLNAMLHVIIEEGLVNEAFIRQRVNNFDAIKANVKAFSPEAMAPICGIDAHTLREVARAYATAQAAMILWGMGVSQHVHGTDNVRCLIALSSITGQVGKPGSGLHPLRGQNNVQGASDAGLIPMMYPNYQRVAQPEVHDWFEKFWGMPLDPQPGYTVVEIMGKILADESDPHKVRGMYIMGENPAMSDPNLNHARHALASLEHMVVQDIFMTETAWLADVVLPATAWPEKTGTVSNTDRMVQLGHQAITPPGDARADLWIIQQMAQRMGLNWHYAGDHHGVAEVYEEMRQAMHAAIGGITWERLQRESSVTYPCHSADDPGERTVFTDHFATDDGKVHLVPAGLISANEPPDAQYPFVLITGRQLEHWHTGSMTRRSEVLHAVEPMPTVSMCSADLNALGVQAGDVVTVASRRGQVCLRVRLDEGTPVGAVFIPFAYQEAAANLLTNPALDPFGKIPELKYCAVSVTAGGTLAHPAGFGVSA from the coding sequence ATGATTGATTTCAAACTCAACGACAAAACTGTTCAAGCCTATGAGGGCGAGAGCATTCTCAAAGCCGCGCAACGCAACGGCGTCGACATTCCTCACCTGTGCTACACCGACGGCTTGCGAGCCGATGGCAATTGCCGTGCGTGTGTGGTCGAGATCAAAGGCGAGCGCACCTTGGCACCTAGCTGCTGTCGCAATGCCACCGCCGGGCTTGAGGTGCTGGTGAGTGACCGTGCGGTCAAGAGCCAGAAGATGGTGCTTGAAATGCTGTTGTCGGATATGCCTGATGTGGGCTACAAGTGGAACGATGCTTCTTCTCTCGCTGCTGCGACGGGGGATACGCCGGGCGCCTCATGCGGCGAGCCAAAATCATTGCCCGGCGCATCCCCCATCGCAGCGGGTGTGGGTGAGCATGGTGAGCTCAGTGACTGGGCTGCGCGCATGGGTGTGGCTGTGCGGCCTGAGTTGCGTGCCTTGCGCCGCGAGCAACCCACGAGCGATGCGTCTCACCCCGCCATGGCAGTGAACCTCGATGCGTGCATTCAGTGCAACCGCTGTGTGCGTGCCTGCCGTGAAGAACAAGTCAACGATGTGATTGGCTATGCCAACCGTGGTGCGCATTCGCAAATCGTGTTTGATTTGAACGACCCGATGGGCTTGAGCAGTTGCGTGGCCTGTGGCGAGTGTGTGCAGGCGTGCCCCACAGGCGCGTTGATGCCCAAGGCGCATGTGGGCTCGCAAGCAGTGGACAAAAAAGTGGATTCGGTCTGTCCGTTCTGTGGTGTGGGCTGCTTGCTCACCTACAACGTGAAAGACAACACCATCGTCAGCGTGGATGGGCGCGATGGCCCCGCCAACCAAGGCCGCTTGTGTGTGAAAGGTCGCTTTGGTTTTGACTACATCCACAACCCCCAACGCTTGACTGTGCCACTCATTCGCAAGGCGGGTGTACCCAAAGAACCCGAAGCATTGAATGAACTCAATCTCCATGCTGCCGATTGGTCGCAAGTGTTTCGCGAAGCCACATGGGAAGAAGCGCTCGACCTCGCTGCATCCAAACTCAAACACCTGCGCGACACACATGGCAAAAAAGCACTCGCAGGTTTTGGCTCGGCCAAGGGCAGCAACGAAGAAGCGTATCTGTTCCAAAAACTGGTGCGCACGGGCTTTGGCTCCAACAACGTCGACCACTGCACGCGCTTGTGTCATGCGTCTAGCGTTGCTGGCTTGCTCGAAGGTGTGGGCTCTGGCTCGGTGACAAATCAAGTCAATGATGTTGAGCACTCTGACTTCATCTTGGTCATTGGCTCTAACCCAACGTCGAACCACCCCGTAGCAGCCTCGTGGATGAAGAACGCTGCCAAACGCGGCGCCAAAGTGGTGGTGGCAGACCCACGCGGCACCGATCTTGGCAAACACGCATGGCGCGCTTTGCACTTCAAGGCCGACACCGATGTGGCCATGCTCAATGCCATGTTGCACGTCATCATTGAAGAGGGATTGGTAAATGAAGCTTTCATTCGCCAACGCGTGAACAACTTTGATGCCATCAAAGCCAACGTCAAAGCATTCAGCCCCGAGGCCATGGCGCCCATTTGCGGCATTGATGCACACACGCTGCGCGAGGTAGCGCGTGCTTATGCCACCGCCCAAGCAGCGATGATCTTGTGGGGCATGGGCGTGAGCCAGCACGTGCATGGCACAGACAACGTGCGCTGCTTGATTGCCTTGTCATCCATCACCGGTCAAGTGGGCAAGCCTGGTTCTGGCTTGCACCCGCTGCGCGGCCAAAACAATGTGCAGGGTGCCAGCGATGCGGGCCTCATCCCCATGATGTACCCCAACTACCAACGCGTCGCTCAACCCGAGGTGCACGATTGGTTTGAAAAGTTTTGGGGCATGCCGCTTGACCCACAGCCCGGCTACACCGTGGTGGAGATCATGGGCAAGATCTTGGCCGACGAGAGCGACCCCCATAAGGTGCGCGGCATGTACATCATGGGCGAGAACCCCGCCATGAGCGACCCCAACCTCAACCATGCGCGTCATGCCTTGGCCTCGCTTGAACACATGGTGGTGCAAGACATCTTCATGACCGAAACCGCATGGCTTGCCGATGTGGTGTTACCCGCCACAGCATGGCCTGAAAAAACCGGAACGGTCAGCAACACTGACCGCATGGTGCAGCTGGGCCACCAAGCCATCACGCCGCCGGGCGATGCACGGGCTGATTTGTGGATCATTCAGCAAATGGCCCAACGCATGGGTCTGAACTGGCACTACGCCGGTGATCACCACGGCGTGGCAGAGGTGTACGAGGAAATGCGCCAAGCCATGCACGCTGCTATCGGTGGCATCACGTGGGAGCGCTTGCAACGCGAAAGTAGCGTGACCTACCCGTGCCACAGCGCAGACGATCCGGGTGAGCGCACCGTGTTCACCGATCACTTCGCCACCGACGATGGCAAGGTGCATTTGGTGCCCGCAGGTTTGATTTCGGCCAACGAGCCGCCCGATGCGCAATACCCTTTTGTGCTCATCACTGGACGCCAACTTGAACACTGGCACACCGGCAGTATGACGCGCCGCTCCGAGGTGTTGCACGCCGTTGAGCCCATGCCCACGGTGTCGATGTGCAGTGCCGACCTCAACGCCTTGGGCGTGCAAGCCGGTGATGTGGTGACGGTAGCCTCACGCCGTGGTCAAGTGTGTTTGCGTGTGCGCTTGGACGAGGGCACGCCTGTGGGCGCGGTGTTCATTCCGTTTGCGTATCAAGAGGCCGCAGCCAACTTGTTGACTAACCCCGCGCTCGACCCGTTTGGAAAAATTCCAGAGCTCAAGTACTGCGCGGTGTCCGTCACTGCGGGGGGCACGCTGGCGCACCCCGCAGGTTTTGGCGTCAGCGCTTAA
- a CDS encoding NADH-ubiquinone oxidoreductase-F iron-sulfur binding region domain-containing protein: MTQPSTQTLSSVDDMRQTLRRISHLKGRQADATSLQEVRALVSAFDRRDLLIEHLHALNDTYRGLYERHLVALAHEMRLPMAEVFEVATFYHHFEVLPNDAKPAALMVRVCDGLSCEMGGAKQLLAKLPNILGSDVRVISAPCVGRCEQAPVAVVHQNAVPHATPDTVAAAVNAKAIQQALPDYVDMAAYVADGGYALAASLVNGSVKTDEVLQAMEASGLRGLGGAGFPAGRKWRIVREQTAPRVMAVNIDEGEPGTFKDRTYLERDPHRFLEGMLVAAQVVGIEAIYIYLRDEYHGCRELLQKELAALQATPPCPLPHIELRRGAGAYVCGEESAMIESIEGKRGEPRMRPPYIAQVGLFGKPTLEHNFETLYWVRDIVQKGPQWFTSFGANGRVGLRSFSVSGRVKQPGVKLAPAGITVQALIDEYCGGMLDGHTLYAYLPGGASGGILPARLNNVPLDFDTLQEHGCFIGSAAVVVLSQHDKARDAALNAMQFFAHESCGQCTPCRVGTAKAVQLMQAPKWDNATLEDLNQVMIDASICGLGQAAPNPVRCVQTYFSHEVA, from the coding sequence ATGACTCAGCCCTCTACACAGACACTCAGCTCGGTGGACGATATGCGCCAAACCCTGCGCCGTATCAGTCACCTCAAAGGTCGCCAAGCCGATGCGACATCGTTACAAGAGGTGCGCGCATTGGTGTCGGCGTTTGACCGACGCGACTTGCTGATCGAACACTTGCACGCGTTGAACGATACCTATCGCGGTTTGTACGAGCGTCATTTGGTGGCGTTGGCGCATGAGATGCGTTTGCCCATGGCCGAGGTGTTTGAGGTGGCTACCTTCTATCACCACTTCGAGGTGTTGCCCAACGACGCTAAGCCTGCAGCACTCATGGTGCGCGTGTGCGATGGTCTGAGTTGTGAGATGGGTGGTGCTAAACAACTGTTGGCTAAGCTGCCCAACATCTTGGGTTCTGATGTGCGTGTGATCAGCGCCCCATGTGTGGGCCGCTGCGAGCAAGCCCCTGTCGCTGTGGTGCATCAAAACGCTGTGCCGCATGCCACGCCCGACACCGTGGCGGCTGCCGTCAACGCCAAGGCTATTCAACAGGCTTTGCCAGACTACGTGGACATGGCTGCATATGTGGCCGATGGCGGATATGCTCTGGCCGCTTCGCTGGTCAACGGTAGCGTTAAGACAGATGAGGTGCTGCAAGCCATGGAGGCCTCGGGCTTGCGCGGCTTAGGAGGTGCGGGCTTTCCGGCAGGGCGCAAGTGGCGCATCGTGCGCGAGCAAACCGCACCGCGTGTGATGGCCGTCAACATCGACGAAGGCGAGCCCGGCACTTTCAAAGACCGCACGTATTTGGAGCGTGACCCACATCGCTTTTTAGAAGGCATGTTGGTCGCAGCGCAAGTGGTGGGCATTGAGGCCATCTACATTTACCTGCGTGACGAGTACCACGGCTGTCGTGAACTGTTGCAAAAAGAATTGGCCGCCTTGCAAGCCACCCCACCCTGCCCACTGCCGCACATTGAGTTGCGCCGAGGTGCGGGAGCGTATGTGTGCGGCGAAGAGTCCGCCATGATTGAAAGCATCGAAGGAAAACGCGGCGAGCCACGCATGCGCCCGCCCTACATTGCGCAAGTGGGCTTGTTTGGCAAGCCCACCCTCGAACACAATTTTGAAACGCTCTATTGGGTGCGCGACATCGTCCAAAAAGGCCCGCAGTGGTTTACCAGTTTTGGTGCCAATGGTCGCGTGGGCTTGCGCAGCTTCAGTGTGAGTGGCCGTGTCAAACAACCGGGTGTCAAGCTCGCGCCTGCGGGCATCACGGTGCAGGCGTTGATTGACGAGTATTGCGGCGGCATGTTGGATGGCCACACGCTGTACGCCTATTTGCCCGGCGGTGCATCGGGTGGCATCTTGCCTGCGCGGCTCAACAATGTGCCGTTGGACTTTGACACGCTGCAAGAGCACGGTTGCTTCATTGGCTCGGCTGCTGTGGTGGTGCTGAGCCAGCACGACAAAGCACGCGATGCGGCTTTGAACGCGATGCAATTTTTTGCACACGAGAGCTGCGGCCAATGCACACCCTGCCGCGTGGGCACGGCCAAGGCGGTGCAGCTCATGCAAGCGCCCAAGTGGGACAACGCCACGCTGGAAGATTTGAACCAAGTGATGATCGACGCATCCATTTGTGGCCTTGGCCAAGCAGCGCCCAACCCTGTGCGTTGTGTGCAAACCTATTTCTCGCACGAGGTGGCGTGA
- a CDS encoding TonB family protein, with the protein MVQVHKKFDQLTLALIAGVAVVHLLALHPVSWGSDEDTREDEVEVVIEVAANRPMATTRTPETAALTPPPRALPKPSTREAADEVAPQPTMSRAAAPATQGAEVPSTNVTYEVGSTKNPRPPYPPAAFMARIEGRVIVKVHVMADGKPAEVQLLQTSGSAQLDKSALDTLAKWELQPARKNGEAIDQWIEIPIHFRVLQK; encoded by the coding sequence ATGGTTCAGGTTCATAAAAAGTTTGACCAACTCACGTTGGCCCTCATAGCGGGGGTCGCGGTTGTGCATCTTTTGGCTTTGCATCCCGTGTCGTGGGGCTCTGACGAAGACACCCGCGAAGATGAGGTTGAAGTGGTGATTGAGGTGGCAGCCAATCGGCCCATGGCGACCACGCGCACGCCCGAGACAGCCGCACTCACACCACCGCCGCGTGCCTTGCCCAAACCAAGTACACGAGAGGCCGCCGACGAGGTGGCCCCACAACCCACGATGAGCCGTGCCGCCGCACCCGCCACACAAGGGGCAGAGGTACCCAGCACGAATGTGACCTACGAAGTAGGCAGCACCAAGAACCCTCGCCCACCCTACCCGCCTGCGGCTTTCATGGCCCGCATTGAAGGGCGTGTGATTGTGAAAGTGCATGTCATGGCCGATGGCAAGCCGGCAGAGGTTCAGTTGCTGCAAACCAGTGGTTCAGCACAGTTAGACAAATCAGCCCTCGACACCCTTGCCAAGTGGGAGCTACAGCCCGCACGCAAAAACGGTGAAGCCATTGACCAATGGATTGAGATTCCCATTCACTTTCGCGTTCTCCAAAAGTAA
- a CDS encoding class I SAM-dependent methyltransferase, with translation MKFMTWPVPALLAWGSSWLIFKGLQSVGLSETIALVLAAFWGGFLSRFGHTPMRKALIVLGFPMSVVVSSSTLSVPPLAWLLLLALIVLIYPRKAWRDAPLFPTPKQALREMPEHIALPAGARILDAGSGMGDGLLALRQAYPRAELHGVEMSWPLRVLSAMRCSFARIRQGDIWLVDWRSFDVVYMFQRPESMPRAVEKAEAELRRGAWLVSLEFEAKELMPQATLTCRDGRPVWMYQIPFKRAQRPRH, from the coding sequence ATGAAATTCATGACTTGGCCTGTTCCCGCCCTACTGGCTTGGGGTTCGTCTTGGCTTATTTTTAAAGGCCTGCAAAGCGTTGGTTTGAGCGAAACCATCGCGTTGGTGTTGGCGGCGTTTTGGGGCGGATTTTTAAGCCGCTTTGGCCATACCCCCATGCGCAAGGCGTTGATCGTGTTGGGCTTTCCTATGTCGGTGGTGGTGTCATCAAGCACCCTCAGCGTGCCGCCCTTGGCTTGGTTGTTGTTGCTCGCTTTGATTGTGTTGATCTATCCACGCAAAGCATGGCGTGATGCGCCGTTGTTTCCCACGCCCAAACAAGCGTTGCGTGAAATGCCAGAGCACATTGCCTTGCCTGCAGGCGCGCGCATTTTGGATGCAGGCAGCGGCATGGGCGATGGCTTGCTGGCATTGCGCCAAGCCTACCCGCGTGCCGAGTTACACGGCGTGGAAATGAGTTGGCCTTTGCGTGTGTTGAGCGCCATGCGCTGCTCGTTTGCACGCATTCGCCAAGGCGATATTTGGCTGGTGGATTGGCGCAGCTTTGACGTGGTTTACATGTTTCAACGCCCCGAGAGCATGCCCCGTGCCGTTGAAAAAGCAGAAGCTGAATTGCGTCGAGGTGCGTGGCTGGTGAGCTTAGAGTTTGAAGCCAAAGAACTGATGCCTCAAGCAACCCTCACCTGCCGCGATGGACGACCTGTGTGGATGTACCAAATACCGTTCAAGCGTGCGCAGCGTCCTCGTCACTGA
- a CDS encoding MotA/TolQ/ExbB proton channel family protein translates to MHSSWVIDTTLYLLTFMSFLSWSIFIAKTLAAWRSQRATAQYLATQWQSPRWETLSDATHAQDSDLAKLSHAGMSICHECTHGQYGTEELYTLVSAGLGQEIKQLTRERESWLGVLASVSSIAPFVGLFGTVWGIMHALVVIGETGQATIAVVAGPIGEALIATAIGIATAVPALIFYNVLMRNTRLHVTQLEAFAERFLRLALKHRGKWSGA, encoded by the coding sequence ATGCATTCTTCTTGGGTCATTGACACCACTTTGTATTTGCTCACGTTCATGTCGTTTTTGAGCTGGAGTATTTTTATCGCCAAGACCTTGGCCGCATGGCGAAGCCAACGTGCCACTGCGCAGTATTTGGCAACGCAATGGCAATCACCTCGCTGGGAAACACTCAGCGATGCCACACACGCACAAGACAGTGACTTGGCCAAGTTGAGCCATGCCGGCATGTCGATATGCCACGAATGCACCCACGGTCAATATGGCACCGAAGAGTTGTATACCTTGGTGTCTGCGGGTTTGGGGCAAGAGATCAAGCAACTCACACGCGAGCGTGAAAGCTGGTTGGGTGTGTTGGCCAGCGTGAGTTCGATTGCACCGTTTGTGGGTTTGTTTGGCACGGTGTGGGGCATCATGCACGCCTTGGTGGTGATTGGTGAAACAGGACAAGCCACGATTGCGGTGGTGGCTGGCCCGATTGGCGAGGCCTTGATTGCCACCGCCATTGGTATTGCCACTGCAGTGCCTGCTTTGATTTTTTACAACGTGTTGATGCGCAACACGCGTTTGCATGTGACGCAGCTGGAAGCTTTCGCTGAGCGCTTTTTGCGCCTCGCTTTGAAGCACCGAGGAAAGTGGAGCGGCGCATGA